A stretch of the Halomonas sp. BDJS001 genome encodes the following:
- the fhuB gene encoding Fe(3+)-hydroxamate ABC transporter permease FhuB, with the protein MLGASQVVQRVGGMSPAKACLLLSLPMVVLFWVGLQGQGGFTLGLQALVAPSFENVDELLLYYAWWPRLSIALLAGGGLGLAGVLMQQVLRNPLASPTTLGVASGANLALMTATLLAPGLLVVGREWVALLGGALAVGLVFLLSWRRGLAPIVVVLAGLVVNLYLGALSTALLLFNHEALSGLLIWGAGSLAQNGWDGVAILWPRLAISCVAAWFLLRPLAVLELDDASAKSLGVSLAYLRFAGMGLAVFITGSIVSVVGIIGFIGLAAPNIVRMAGARRLGPRLIWSTLLGAVLLATTDLLLQQFGGMVAAFIPTGAITGALGAPLLMWLIPRLKLQGDQPPKGAGVFARRHPAPSRLATGLILALLGATLLGLLVGQGVDGWYLLSPDNWNVMQWRMPRVMAAAASGLMLAIAGTILQRLSANPMASPEVLGISGGCAIALILGIFLLPAPTNMMLIGVGTLGAFATLLVLVGINRKSGYLPERLLLTGVAVSALFDAVRSVMLAGGDPRGQQVIAWLAGSTYYVDITNAVVVGGIAAVLALITLPFTRWLDILPLGAPTAKALGVTLNRARLALLLLVALLTACATLVVGPLSFIGLLAPHMARLVGFSRAGQHLLGAALIGMLLMVLADWVGRQIIFPYEIPAGLVASLIGGAYFMWGLRRL; encoded by the coding sequence ATGCTAGGCGCCTCACAAGTTGTCCAACGAGTGGGAGGAATGTCGCCCGCGAAAGCCTGCCTGTTGCTGAGCCTGCCGATGGTCGTGCTGTTTTGGGTGGGCCTGCAGGGGCAGGGTGGTTTTACTCTGGGATTGCAGGCGTTAGTGGCGCCCTCTTTTGAAAACGTTGACGAGTTGCTGCTTTATTACGCGTGGTGGCCGCGCCTCTCGATTGCGCTGTTAGCCGGGGGCGGCTTGGGGTTGGCAGGCGTGCTGATGCAACAGGTGCTGCGCAACCCGTTGGCCTCGCCCACCACCCTGGGGGTGGCATCGGGCGCTAATCTGGCGCTGATGACGGCCACTTTACTGGCACCAGGGCTTCTTGTTGTAGGGCGTGAGTGGGTGGCTTTGCTGGGTGGCGCGCTGGCGGTTGGGCTAGTTTTCCTGCTTTCGTGGCGGCGCGGGTTGGCGCCGATCGTGGTGGTGCTGGCAGGCTTGGTGGTCAATCTGTACCTGGGGGCGCTTTCTACGGCGCTGCTGCTGTTTAACCACGAGGCACTCTCAGGGCTGCTGATTTGGGGCGCGGGCTCGCTGGCGCAAAATGGCTGGGACGGCGTGGCTATTCTCTGGCCACGGCTGGCGATTAGCTGTGTTGCCGCCTGGTTTTTGCTGCGCCCGCTAGCAGTGCTGGAGCTGGATGATGCCAGCGCCAAGAGCCTGGGGGTATCGCTTGCCTATTTGCGCTTTGCGGGCATGGGGCTGGCGGTTTTCATTACCGGCAGCATTGTCAGTGTGGTGGGTATTATCGGCTTTATTGGTTTGGCAGCACCCAATATTGTTCGCATGGCCGGTGCGCGCCGCTTAGGGCCGCGGCTAATCTGGTCGACGCTATTAGGGGCCGTGCTGCTGGCGACCACGGATCTGCTGCTGCAGCAGTTCGGTGGCATGGTGGCAGCCTTTATTCCCACCGGGGCGATTACCGGTGCCCTGGGGGCGCCGCTGTTAATGTGGCTGATTCCGCGCCTGAAACTGCAGGGCGACCAGCCGCCGAAAGGGGCGGGTGTTTTCGCCCGTCGTCATCCAGCGCCTTCCCGCTTGGCCACCGGTTTAATCCTTGCGCTACTGGGCGCCACACTGCTTGGGCTGCTCGTTGGACAGGGCGTTGATGGCTGGTACTTGCTGTCGCCGGATAACTGGAACGTCATGCAGTGGCGCATGCCCCGGGTGATGGCGGCCGCCGCCAGCGGGTTGATGCTGGCGATTGCCGGGACGATTCTTCAGCGCCTTTCCGCCAACCCCATGGCTAGCCCGGAAGTATTGGGTATCAGCGGTGGCTGTGCCATTGCGCTGATTCTGGGGATTTTCCTGCTGCCTGCGCCTACCAATATGATGCTGATTGGCGTGGGTACCCTGGGGGCTTTCGCGACGCTGCTGGTGTTGGTGGGTATCAACCGCAAGAGCGGTTATCTCCCCGAGCGCCTGCTGCTCACCGGGGTGGCGGTCAGTGCGCTGTTTGATGCGGTGCGCAGCGTAATGCTGGCAGGCGGCGACCCTCGTGGCCAGCAGGTGATTGCCTGGCTGGCTGGCTCTACCTATTACGTGGATATCACCAATGCGGTGGTGGTCGGGGGCATTGCTGCCGTGCTGGCGCTGATCACGCTACCCTTCACTCGCTGGCTGGATATCTTGCCCTTAGGCGCGCCGACGGCCAAGGCGCTTGGGGTAACGCTTAACCGTGCCCGCTTGGCGTTGCTGCTACTGGTGGCGCTGCTAACCGCCTGCGCCACTCTAGTGGTGGGGCCGCTTTCGTTTATTGGCCTGCTGGCGCCACATATGGCGCGCTTGGTGGGCTTCTCCCGTGCAGGGCAGCACCTGCTGGGTGCTGCGTTGATCGGCATGCTACTGATGGTGCTGGCCGACTGGGTGGGGCGTCAGATTATCTTCCCCTATGAGATACCGGCGGGCTTGGTCGCTTCACTGATAGGCGGTGCCTACTTTATGTGGGGGCTGCGGCGGTTGTAA
- a CDS encoding multidrug ABC transporter permease/ATP-binding protein, protein MELLRIVWRDYRWPFVAVVLLSLTSAGLGIGVIAFINQRLLGTFTDPWRILPEFLGLIALLLVITLTSQLALTTLGHHFVYRLRGQLIKRILDTDIERAEQIGSARLLASLSTDVSSVTVAFIRLPELVQGGVLTIGATLYLAWLSPAMLGVTALWVIVTVLIGMRLVARVYGHMAKLREIQDRLYADYQSVIEGRKELALNRDRAEWLYRDVYTPNAKECRRHFILGDTYHLSAVNWFNIMMLGAIGVAFFLANGLGWASVQVATTFSLTLLFLRAPLMQAIGAFPTLINARVAFEKISSLDLAEHREAFGHSALRHDWQELTLEQVSYRYPDEEARSGFAIGPIDLTLKRGEVVFLIGGNGSGKSTLARLLTGLYQPQSGCVRVDGMPLREEDWTRYRQHFSAIYTDLHLFDRLMGPAGESPDSGLVEEWLAALGMRSKLDFDGDRITNVNLSQGQRKRLAMLLAVAEQRDLLLLDEWAADQDPQFRRVFYRELLPQLRALGKTLVVISHDDHYFDQADRLLEMRGGQLVELTGEQREAASRDAVARVSG, encoded by the coding sequence ATGGAGCTGTTGAGGATTGTATGGCGTGATTATCGTTGGCCGTTTGTGGCCGTAGTACTGCTTAGCCTGACAAGCGCTGGCTTGGGCATCGGTGTTATCGCCTTTATCAATCAACGGTTGCTGGGCACCTTCACCGACCCCTGGCGTATCCTGCCCGAATTCCTGGGGCTGATCGCGCTGCTACTGGTCATTACCCTGACATCACAGTTGGCGCTGACCACGCTGGGTCACCATTTCGTCTACCGGCTGCGGGGGCAGTTGATCAAACGAATTCTGGATACCGATATCGAACGCGCTGAACAGATTGGCAGTGCGCGTTTGCTGGCGAGTCTCTCCACCGATGTGAGTTCAGTGACCGTTGCTTTTATACGCTTGCCGGAACTGGTGCAGGGTGGGGTGCTGACGATAGGCGCTACCCTTTATCTGGCGTGGCTTTCGCCTGCCATGTTGGGCGTCACCGCGCTCTGGGTAATCGTGACGGTGTTGATTGGCATGCGTTTGGTGGCTCGGGTCTATGGGCATATGGCCAAGCTGCGCGAAATACAGGATCGTCTTTACGCGGATTACCAGTCGGTGATCGAGGGGCGCAAGGAGCTGGCGCTCAACCGTGACCGAGCCGAATGGCTGTATCGTGATGTCTACACGCCTAACGCAAAGGAGTGTCGGCGTCATTTTATTCTTGGCGATACCTACCATCTCAGCGCGGTGAACTGGTTCAATATTATGATGCTGGGAGCCATCGGCGTAGCGTTCTTTTTGGCCAACGGCCTGGGCTGGGCATCCGTACAGGTAGCCACGACTTTCTCACTCACGCTGCTGTTTCTGCGTGCGCCGCTGATGCAGGCGATAGGGGCCTTTCCGACGCTGATTAATGCCCGGGTGGCATTCGAAAAGATCAGCAGTTTAGACCTGGCCGAACACCGTGAAGCGTTCGGCCACTCTGCGCTGCGCCACGACTGGCAGGAACTAACCCTGGAGCAGGTCAGTTATCGCTACCCGGATGAGGAGGCTCGATCAGGCTTTGCCATCGGCCCTATCGACCTGACCTTGAAGCGCGGCGAGGTAGTGTTTCTGATCGGCGGTAACGGCAGTGGCAAATCCACCTTGGCGAGACTGCTGACCGGGCTCTACCAGCCCCAAAGCGGCTGTGTACGAGTCGATGGCATGCCGCTGCGGGAAGAGGACTGGACACGCTATCGCCAGCACTTCTCCGCCATTTACACCGATCTGCATCTTTTTGATCGTTTGATGGGCCCTGCGGGCGAGTCACCGGACTCGGGGCTGGTGGAGGAGTGGCTTGCCGCGCTGGGCATGCGCAGCAAGCTCGACTTCGACGGCGATCGCATCACCAACGTCAACCTCTCCCAGGGCCAGCGCAAACGCCTGGCGATGCTGCTGGCGGTCGCTGAACAGCGCGACCTACTGCTGCTTGACGAATGGGCCGCCGATCAAGACCCGCAGTTCCGCCGGGTCTTTTACCGCGAGCTCTTGCCGCAGTTGCGAGCGCTGGGCAAGACGCTGGTGGTGATCAGCCACGATGACCACTACTTCGACCAGGCCGACCGGCTGCTGGAAATGCGTGGCGGGCAGCTGGTGGAGCTCACCGGTGAGCAGCGGGAGGCGGCCAGCCGCGATGCGGTGGCGAGGGTGAGTGGGTAA
- a CDS encoding LysE/ArgO family amino acid transporter, whose translation MWESYITGLVVCGGIIMAIGAQNAYILGLAIRREYHWWSAGLCISADIILLTAGMFGVSAFLLTMPSAMEVMRWVGVVFLSWLAAQALFRAVSGRQGLSAEAGKARSLTKVILATLAVTVLNPQVYLDTLLLIPAIGAQQESASVFVAGASTASILWFSLLAWGGAALSPWLSKPIAWRTIDGLIGLMMAGISIHLAFNAG comes from the coding sequence ATGTGGGAAAGTTATATCACCGGACTGGTGGTGTGCGGCGGCATTATCATGGCAATTGGCGCGCAGAACGCCTACATTCTGGGGCTGGCTATTCGCCGGGAGTATCATTGGTGGTCGGCGGGCCTTTGCATAAGCGCGGATATTATTCTGCTCACGGCGGGTATGTTTGGTGTGAGCGCCTTCCTGCTGACGATGCCCAGCGCTATGGAAGTCATGCGTTGGGTGGGCGTGGTGTTTTTAAGCTGGCTGGCGGCGCAGGCGTTGTTTAGAGCCGTTAGCGGGCGGCAGGGGTTAAGCGCTGAAGCGGGCAAGGCGCGTAGTTTAACCAAAGTGATTTTGGCCACCCTTGCCGTCACCGTGCTCAATCCTCAGGTGTATCTGGATACGCTGCTGCTGATACCCGCCATTGGCGCCCAGCAGGAGAGCGCCAGTGTGTTTGTGGCAGGGGCTTCTACCGCGTCCATTCTTTGGTTTAGCCTGCTGGCCTGGGGGGGCGCCGCGCTCTCGCCTTGGCTTTCAAAACCTATCGCGTGGCGCACTATCGATGGCCTGATTGGCTTGATGATGGCGGGCATCTCCATTCATCTCGCCTTTAATGCCGGCTGA
- the uxaC gene encoding glucuronate isomerase encodes MNNYLHTDFLLDTETARRLYHDVAADLPIIDYHNHLPPEEVANNRSWDNLGDLWLSHDHYKWRVMRWAGVPESHITGSATDKEKFLAFAQILPKAIGNPMHHWSHLELWRYFGDEGKLINGDSAEEIWQTTQAMLSQPEFRAQGLLRKMKVELIGTTDDPLDSLEHHQAFAASPHKDGLTMVPTFRPDRALAIEGAGFSAYIEKLESLTGQSINTFEQLVSALQDRLEYFIANGCRAADHGIGQLEQADELSASQLDAILEKGRQGKALAPNEAESFRMAVLVELGRAYSRADLVMQLHIGPLRNNSTQIFRSAGSDSGADSIQDKPIAEPLNKLLDRMDSTNELPRTILYALDPSKNPIIVTTAGNFQSGGIAGKVQAGTAWWFNDQLDGMENQMNHLAQMGLLSTFTGMLTDSRSFLSFPRHEYFRRLLCRIVGRWVTDGLAPNDHKLLDEIIADICYHNARRWFTE; translated from the coding sequence ATGAATAACTACCTACACACTGATTTCTTGCTGGATACAGAAACAGCACGTCGCCTCTACCATGATGTGGCCGCGGACTTGCCGATTATTGACTACCACAACCATCTTCCGCCCGAAGAAGTGGCTAACAATCGCAGCTGGGACAACCTGGGCGATCTATGGCTGAGTCATGACCATTACAAGTGGCGTGTCATGCGCTGGGCGGGCGTCCCTGAATCTCACATTACCGGTAGCGCAACAGACAAAGAGAAGTTTCTGGCGTTTGCCCAGATTCTGCCCAAGGCAATTGGCAACCCTATGCACCACTGGAGTCACCTCGAACTGTGGCGCTACTTTGGTGATGAGGGCAAGTTGATCAACGGCGACAGCGCAGAGGAGATTTGGCAAACCACGCAAGCAATGCTGAGCCAGCCTGAGTTCCGCGCCCAGGGCTTGCTAAGGAAAATGAAGGTCGAACTCATTGGTACCACCGATGACCCGCTCGACAGCCTTGAGCATCACCAAGCGTTTGCTGCCTCGCCGCACAAAGATGGGCTTACCATGGTGCCTACGTTTCGCCCGGATCGCGCGCTGGCCATCGAAGGCGCAGGGTTCAGTGCCTACATCGAAAAACTGGAGAGTCTGACCGGACAGTCCATCAACACTTTCGAGCAACTGGTCAGCGCACTCCAGGATCGCTTGGAGTACTTCATTGCCAACGGCTGCCGTGCCGCTGACCACGGTATTGGGCAGCTAGAACAGGCCGATGAGCTAAGCGCTAGCCAACTTGATGCCATTTTGGAAAAAGGCCGCCAGGGTAAAGCCTTAGCGCCAAACGAAGCCGAGAGCTTCCGTATGGCCGTCTTGGTAGAACTAGGCCGCGCATACTCCCGGGCAGACCTTGTTATGCAGTTGCACATCGGGCCGCTGCGCAATAACAGTACGCAAATATTCCGCTCAGCTGGCAGCGACTCAGGGGCTGATTCCATTCAAGATAAGCCCATCGCCGAGCCGCTAAACAAATTGCTGGATCGCATGGATAGCACCAACGAGCTGCCGCGCACCATCCTTTATGCACTGGATCCCAGTAAAAACCCCATCATCGTCACCACGGCGGGTAACTTTCAAAGCGGTGGCATAGCAGGCAAGGTACAGGCGGGGACTGCATGGTGGTTCAATGACCAACTTGACGGCATGGAAAATCAGATGAACCATTTGGCGCAAATGGGCCTGTTGTCTACCTTCACCGGCATGCTAACGGACAGCCGCTCCTTTTTGTCCTTTCCCCGGCATGAGTATTTCAGAAGGCTGCTTTGCCGTATCGTCGGGCGTTGGGTGACTGATGGACTTGCACCGAATGATCACAAACTGCTTGATGAGATCATTGCGGATATCTGTTACCACAACGCCCGCCGCTGGTTCACTGAGTAA
- a CDS encoding TIM-barrel domain-containing protein: protein MKTLKDWRLEHHDDTTVQLRVHDRHLICINILDNTLFRVRLLKDGAWRLNRSWTVNPDGNTLPKGRSSDSLTGFSCPPYKLGWLDGQLQIETSALRLTVSQPLQFRWEAFVDESWKYLTEDRPTGAYMLGVKNHAHAHYLRRHPNERVYGLGEKAGLLERTGRRFEMRSLDAMGYDAECTDPLYKHLPFTLTQTASTGSFSLFYDTLNTCVLNIGQELDNYHAPYRSFTADDGDLDYYFRWSPQLLDLVKSQLALTGGMAFPPRWSLGYSGSTMAYTDAPDAQDQLIGFLRKLENEAIPCDSFHLSSGYTSIEDKRYVFHWNNDKVPDPAALTKAFNDAGVRLIANIKPCLLRNHPRYAEVANNKLFIQDSESDTPELSSFWDDEGSHLDFTNPDTLSWWKENVTQQLLNLGITSTWNDNNEFEVWDHGARCVGFGEEIEVGLIRPLHSLLMVHASWEAQSQHAPQKRPYVVTRSGCAGLQQFAQTWTGDNKTSWESLRWNIRMGLGLSLSGIYNIGHDVGGFAGPQPGPELLLRWVQNGIFHPRFSIHSWNNDGSVTEPWTHPSAAEGIRAAIQFRYRLLPYFYTCLWQAVNNHEPMLRPTFLDHENDAQTYADTDDFLLGRDLLVASVVEQGADKRRIYLPDNHAGWWDYWTGQLHAPGTWFEKPVSLADMPLFVKAGSILPLANEAMKATPEAQVGRTLALFPQPGSFSCTSLIYDDDGESKDGPHCITTLLLTGNEHSLGLQISHTGDMPVPFPQLKIVLPAGENRPLNYGGRVIEHGGLITVGEAS from the coding sequence ATGAAAACCTTAAAAGACTGGCGCCTGGAGCACCACGACGACACCACAGTGCAACTGAGAGTGCACGATAGACATTTAATCTGCATCAACATTCTCGACAACACATTGTTTCGAGTGCGGCTGCTAAAGGATGGTGCATGGCGTCTTAACCGCTCATGGACGGTAAACCCGGATGGCAACACCTTACCAAAGGGCCGCTCAAGTGATTCGCTGACGGGGTTCAGTTGTCCCCCGTACAAGCTTGGGTGGTTGGATGGACAGCTGCAGATCGAGACCAGTGCCTTACGGCTCACCGTCTCCCAGCCGCTGCAGTTTAGGTGGGAAGCCTTTGTGGATGAGAGCTGGAAATATTTAACTGAAGACAGACCCACCGGCGCTTATATGTTGGGCGTTAAAAACCATGCCCATGCCCACTATTTACGCCGACACCCCAATGAGCGGGTTTATGGCTTGGGCGAAAAAGCCGGGCTGTTGGAACGGACAGGGCGGCGTTTCGAAATGCGCAGTTTAGACGCCATGGGATATGACGCAGAGTGCACCGATCCGCTGTATAAACATCTGCCGTTCACCCTGACCCAAACCGCGTCCACCGGCAGTTTTAGTCTCTTCTACGACACCTTGAACACCTGTGTGTTGAACATAGGGCAGGAGCTCGATAACTACCACGCCCCTTATCGCTCCTTTACCGCCGATGATGGCGACCTGGATTACTATTTCCGCTGGTCTCCACAGCTTCTAGACCTGGTGAAGAGCCAGTTGGCATTAACCGGGGGGATGGCATTTCCGCCGCGCTGGTCGCTGGGCTATTCCGGTTCAACCATGGCCTATACGGATGCACCCGACGCTCAGGATCAGCTCATCGGCTTTTTGCGCAAGCTGGAGAACGAGGCGATCCCCTGCGACAGCTTTCATCTTTCGTCGGGTTACACCTCCATTGAAGATAAGCGTTATGTATTTCATTGGAATAACGACAAAGTTCCTGACCCCGCCGCATTGACCAAAGCCTTTAATGATGCCGGGGTGCGATTGATCGCCAACATCAAGCCCTGCTTGTTAAGGAACCACCCGCGCTACGCAGAAGTGGCAAACAATAAATTATTTATCCAAGACAGTGAATCCGACACGCCGGAGCTTTCCAGCTTCTGGGACGATGAAGGTTCTCACCTTGATTTCACCAACCCCGACACGCTCAGCTGGTGGAAAGAGAACGTCACGCAACAACTGCTGAACCTCGGCATCACTTCCACCTGGAATGATAACAACGAATTTGAAGTGTGGGATCATGGTGCCCGTTGCGTTGGCTTTGGTGAAGAGATCGAAGTGGGGCTGATACGGCCTTTGCATTCGCTGTTAATGGTTCATGCCTCTTGGGAAGCGCAGTCTCAACACGCGCCACAAAAGCGCCCCTACGTAGTGACCCGGTCAGGCTGTGCTGGCCTGCAACAGTTTGCCCAGACCTGGACGGGAGACAACAAAACCAGTTGGGAGAGCTTGCGCTGGAATATCCGCATGGGGCTGGGCCTGTCGCTGTCGGGCATTTACAACATTGGGCATGATGTAGGCGGGTTTGCTGGCCCCCAGCCTGGCCCGGAGCTTTTACTCCGCTGGGTTCAGAACGGCATATTTCATCCCCGGTTCTCCATTCACAGTTGGAACAACGATGGCTCTGTGACCGAGCCTTGGACGCACCCCAGCGCTGCCGAAGGCATCCGTGCTGCTATCCAGTTTCGCTACCGCTTGTTGCCTTATTTTTATACCTGCCTTTGGCAGGCGGTCAACAACCACGAACCCATGCTAAGGCCCACCTTTCTCGACCATGAGAATGACGCACAGACCTATGCAGACACCGACGATTTCCTTCTAGGTCGAGACCTACTTGTAGCGTCTGTGGTGGAGCAAGGTGCAGATAAGCGGCGCATCTATCTGCCCGACAACCATGCAGGCTGGTGGGACTACTGGACAGGCCAACTGCATGCCCCTGGAACCTGGTTCGAGAAGCCAGTTTCATTGGCGGATATGCCGCTGTTTGTAAAGGCTGGATCAATACTACCGCTTGCTAATGAAGCCATGAAAGCAACGCCGGAGGCGCAAGTTGGCCGAACCTTGGCACTGTTTCCCCAGCCTGGATCGTTTTCCTGCACCTCACTGATTTACGATGATGACGGCGAGTCCAAAGATGGCCCGCACTGCATCACTACTTTGCTGCTTACCGGCAATGAGCATAGCTTGGGACTGCAAATCAGCCATACTGGCGATATGCCTGTTCCTTTTCCACAGCTCAAGATAGTGCTACCGGCAGGAGAAAATCGCCCCTTGAACTACGGTGGTCGCGTTATAGAGCATGGCGGGCTCATCACCGTGGGAGAAGCGTCGTGA
- a CDS encoding TRAP transporter large permease, translating into MNITVLVLFGSFALLMVLGIPIAFAIGVSATLTFLLFMSVDQSLSIVAQQIASGLDSFTLIAIPFFILAGNIMNRGGIALRLIDLAKVLAGRLPGSLAHVNIISNMLFGALSGSAVASAAAVGGVMAPIQKREGYDPAFSTAVNVTSCPTGLLIPPSTTLIVYSLITGGTSIAALFLAGYIPGIIMGLSLMVVAGIIAKRKGYPVAEKPSLAEVKSAVRRALLPLGLIVVVIGGIISGVFTATEASAIAVAYSLFLSLCWYREIGVTDLPKIFIDSVVTTSIVLFLIGCSIAMSRAMSFGDIPLTISSFMIGISDNPVIILLCITAVLLVIGTFMDMTPALLIFTPILMPVMQDIGIDPVHFGIIMTINLCVGICTPPVGSALFVGCSISGVSIGQVMKPILPFYLVLIAIVLLVTFVPQISLFLPQLILGY; encoded by the coding sequence ATGAACATAACCGTTCTGGTGCTTTTTGGGTCGTTCGCGCTTTTAATGGTCTTAGGTATACCCATTGCGTTCGCGATTGGCGTATCTGCGACACTCACCTTCCTGCTATTCATGAGCGTCGACCAATCCCTCAGCATTGTTGCCCAGCAAATAGCGTCGGGGCTTGATAGCTTTACGTTAATCGCCATCCCCTTCTTCATTCTGGCTGGCAACATCATGAATCGAGGCGGCATCGCACTTCGCCTGATCGATTTAGCAAAAGTGCTTGCCGGAAGACTCCCCGGCTCGCTTGCCCACGTCAATATCATTTCCAATATGCTGTTCGGCGCTTTATCCGGCTCAGCCGTTGCGTCGGCGGCGGCCGTTGGGGGCGTGATGGCGCCCATCCAGAAGCGGGAGGGTTATGATCCTGCTTTTTCGACAGCCGTTAACGTCACCTCTTGTCCTACGGGTCTGTTGATTCCTCCCAGCACAACACTCATTGTTTACTCGCTGATTACTGGCGGCACGTCGATAGCCGCGCTTTTTTTGGCGGGTTATATCCCCGGCATCATCATGGGCTTATCCCTGATGGTGGTGGCAGGGATCATAGCTAAAAGAAAGGGCTACCCCGTCGCGGAGAAACCCTCCCTTGCTGAAGTTAAATCAGCAGTACGCCGGGCGTTATTGCCTTTAGGCCTTATTGTGGTGGTGATTGGCGGGATTATTAGTGGCGTCTTTACGGCGACCGAAGCCTCGGCGATCGCCGTTGCTTATTCACTGTTCCTATCTTTATGCTGGTACAGAGAAATAGGGGTAACGGATCTTCCCAAGATCTTTATCGACTCGGTCGTCACAACGTCTATCGTATTGTTTTTAATCGGCTGTTCCATTGCCATGTCCCGCGCCATGTCGTTCGGAGACATACCTTTAACGATCTCTTCTTTTATGATTGGTATATCCGATAATCCGGTCATCATTCTGCTGTGCATTACCGCTGTGCTGCTGGTGATTGGTACCTTTATGGATATGACACCGGCACTGCTTATCTTCACCCCTATCCTTATGCCAGTGATGCAGGATATCGGTATAGACCCGGTTCACTTCGGCATCATCATGACGATCAATCTCTGCGTCGGCATTTGTACCCCGCCAGTGGGCTCAGCACTGTTTGTCGGCTGCTCTATCAGTGGAGTGAGTATTGGTCAAGTGATGAAGCCCATCCTGCCATTCTATTTAGTCTTGATAGCCATTGTTCTACTGGTGACCTTCGTTCCACAAATCAGCTTATTTTTGCCCCAGCTTATTTTAGGTTATTAA
- a CDS encoding TRAP transporter small permease, whose amino-acid sequence MKRAMDYVLGTSVFLILLIIVVSVTWQVLSRYLLGTPSTATSEIARLLFMWLALLGGAYTFGQARHLAIDILPLTLNGRSRQLLNTLILLIVAGFAFFVMVWGGWQMVSRTLASGQITPTLRLPMGYVYGPIPASGLIIIFYCFIFLGRVWLNPKSEGGFTIDPQQAPAPQERD is encoded by the coding sequence ATGAAACGCGCAATGGACTATGTGCTTGGCACGTCTGTGTTTTTAATACTATTGATCATCGTCGTCAGTGTGACGTGGCAAGTGTTATCCCGGTACTTATTAGGCACCCCAAGCACAGCGACCAGTGAAATCGCACGCTTGTTGTTCATGTGGTTAGCGCTACTTGGAGGTGCTTACACCTTTGGCCAAGCTCGACATCTCGCCATCGACATATTGCCTCTTACCTTAAACGGCCGCTCACGTCAGTTACTTAATACACTCATACTGTTAATCGTGGCTGGCTTTGCCTTCTTTGTAATGGTGTGGGGCGGTTGGCAGATGGTCTCCCGAACGCTGGCATCAGGCCAAATCACCCCCACGTTGAGACTCCCCATGGGCTATGTATATGGCCCCATTCCAGCTTCCGGGCTAATCATCATTTTTTACTGTTTTATCTTTTTAGGCCGGGTTTGGCTTAACCCCAAGTCGGAGGGCGGCTTCACCATCGACCCGCAACAAGCACCTGCCCCACAAGAGAGAGATTGA
- a CDS encoding TRAP transporter substrate-binding protein: MTTKALRHTALISAALFMSAASAQAQTLRLNHNNPEDHPTHVSMQYMSERLSELTDGELNIRIYANAQLGSQRESMELVQNCTLDMARSNTAELEAFEPMYSAMNLPFIFESEEHFEQVINGDIGQDILNASRDKGFIGVAFLTEGARSFYGDRAIHSPSDLEGLNVRVQPSPSAIRMVELLGGSPTPIDWGELYSALQQGVVEMAENNPTALTNARHGEVVSHFSLDEHTIIPSVVVISSCAWDRMSEDQQAAMRQAASEAQAFHSESWNKAAMAALETAETEMGVEINEVDKAPFIEAVMPMHDEVANQSAELADLISRIKAEAI, translated from the coding sequence ATGACAACAAAAGCCTTGCGGCATACGGCTCTAATCAGTGCGGCGCTGTTCATGTCAGCGGCCTCAGCTCAAGCCCAGACACTTCGGCTGAACCACAATAATCCTGAGGATCATCCTACTCATGTCAGCATGCAGTACATGAGCGAGCGTCTTTCAGAGCTCACCGATGGTGAGCTGAATATCCGTATTTATGCCAACGCACAGCTTGGCTCGCAGCGTGAATCCATGGAGTTGGTGCAAAACTGTACATTGGATATGGCGCGCAGCAATACCGCCGAGCTGGAAGCGTTCGAGCCAATGTACAGCGCCATGAATTTACCTTTCATTTTTGAAAGTGAAGAGCATTTTGAACAGGTCATTAACGGAGATATTGGCCAAGATATTCTTAACGCCTCACGTGATAAAGGATTCATAGGGGTTGCCTTTTTAACCGAGGGAGCTCGCTCCTTTTATGGTGATCGGGCTATTCACTCGCCGTCAGACCTGGAAGGTCTGAACGTGCGTGTGCAGCCGAGCCCATCTGCTATCAGAATGGTGGAGTTGCTGGGAGGTAGCCCGACTCCCATTGACTGGGGGGAACTCTACAGCGCGCTGCAGCAGGGGGTGGTCGAGATGGCAGAAAACAACCCAACGGCCCTGACTAACGCACGTCATGGTGAGGTAGTCAGCCATTTTTCGCTTGATGAACATACCATCATTCCTTCTGTGGTCGTCATCTCCAGCTGCGCCTGGGATCGTATGTCGGAGGATCAGCAAGCGGCGATGAGACAGGCGGCATCAGAAGCTCAGGCGTTCCATTCCGAGTCCTGGAATAAAGCGGCAATGGCAGCATTGGAAACCGCTGAGACTGAGATGGGGGTTGAGATTAATGAAGTAGATAAAGCGCCCTTTATTGAAGCGGTCATGCCTATGCACGATGAAGTGGCTAACCAATCTGCTGAATTGGCCGACCTAATCAGCCGTATCAAGGCAGAGGCTATCTAA